The following coding sequences lie in one Nocardioides sambongensis genomic window:
- a CDS encoding PDR/VanB family oxidoreductase, producing the protein MIATLKLVVTAVEDAARDIRTVTLATPDGGELPSFVPGSHLVVECEGPANAYSLVSDGVLPEHYRISVLRVPDGAGGSRWIHDLGVGDTVSALPPRSAFAPVATATKHLLIAGGIGVTPMLSHLHAARRWGRRVQLLYAFRDGYGAHVADVEELVAALPGGCVELLSDRAALLGRLGEVLGTQPLGTHLYVCGPGAMIDAVLAAAQAGGWPASRLHAERFGVDALDPGEPFSVTLTGSGSTVDVPSGVSLLDALDGAGVAVPRLCRQGVCGECRIPVTAGTPLHRDLFLTDEERRAGDAVMACVSRSLGPTLEVPL; encoded by the coding sequence ATGATCGCCACGCTCAAGCTGGTGGTGACCGCGGTCGAGGACGCCGCCCGGGACATCCGCACGGTCACCCTCGCGACCCCCGACGGTGGCGAGCTCCCGTCCTTCGTGCCGGGCAGCCACCTGGTCGTGGAGTGCGAGGGGCCGGCCAACGCCTACAGCCTGGTCAGTGACGGAGTGCTGCCCGAGCACTACCGGATCTCGGTGCTGCGGGTCCCCGACGGTGCCGGCGGCTCCCGATGGATCCACGACCTCGGCGTGGGTGACACCGTCAGTGCGCTGCCGCCGCGCAGCGCGTTCGCGCCGGTCGCCACGGCGACCAAGCACCTGCTGATCGCGGGCGGCATCGGCGTCACGCCGATGCTCTCCCACCTCCACGCCGCCCGGCGGTGGGGCCGCCGGGTGCAGCTGCTCTACGCGTTCCGGGACGGGTACGGCGCCCACGTGGCCGACGTCGAGGAGCTGGTGGCCGCCCTGCCCGGCGGCTGCGTCGAGCTGCTCTCCGACCGGGCCGCCCTGCTGGGCCGGCTCGGCGAGGTGCTCGGCACCCAGCCGCTCGGCACCCATCTCTACGTGTGCGGGCCGGGCGCGATGATCGACGCCGTGCTCGCGGCGGCCCAGGCGGGTGGCTGGCCGGCTTCCCGGCTCCACGCCGAGAGGTTCGGCGTCGACGCGCTCGACCCGGGTGAGCCGTTCTCGGTGACGCTGACCGGCTCCGGCAGCACCGTCGACGTCCCCAGCGGGGTCAGCCTGCTCGACGCCCTGGACGGCGCGGGTGTCGCGGTGCCCCGGCTGTGCCGGCAGGGCGTCTGCGGCGAGTGCCGGATCCCGGTCACCGCCGGCACCCCGCTGCACCGCGACCTGTTCCTGACCGACGAGGAGAGACGGGCCGGCGACGCCGTGATGGCCTGCGTCTCGCGCTCCCTCGGCCCGACCCTGGAGGTACCCCTGTGA
- a CDS encoding alpha/beta hydrolase: MTNEPSTPVTDVLGEPWTAETITLAPDEEGQVVATLVHAPSVGGSERAVLHVHGFSDYFFQADFGQWWLDRGHDMYALDLRKYGRSLRPHQSATYVADLDTYFEELDAAWQRITERDGHREVVISAHSTGGLVVALWADSRQPRALAGMFLNSPWLDLQGPRCCAPEPPTSPSTCSAGGDRCPSWVAT, encoded by the coding sequence GTGACGAACGAGCCCTCCACCCCGGTCACCGACGTGCTCGGCGAGCCGTGGACCGCAGAGACGATCACGTTGGCCCCCGACGAGGAGGGGCAGGTGGTGGCGACCCTGGTCCACGCTCCCTCGGTGGGCGGGAGCGAACGCGCCGTGCTGCACGTGCACGGCTTCTCCGACTACTTCTTCCAGGCCGACTTCGGCCAGTGGTGGCTGGATCGCGGTCACGACATGTACGCCCTGGACCTGCGCAAGTACGGCCGGTCCCTGCGCCCGCACCAGTCGGCGACCTACGTCGCCGACCTGGACACCTACTTCGAGGAGCTGGACGCCGCCTGGCAGCGGATCACCGAGCGCGACGGGCACCGCGAGGTGGTGATCTCGGCGCACTCCACCGGCGGCCTGGTCGTCGCGCTGTGGGCCGACTCACGCCAGCCCCGGGCGCTGGCGGGGATGTTCCTCAACTCGCCGTGGCTCGACCTGCAGGGCCCCCGGTGCTGCGCACCCGAGCCGCCAACCTCGCCGTCGACGTGCTCGGCCGGAGGCGACCGATGTCCGAGCTGGGTCGCGACGTGA
- a CDS encoding DUF4267 domain-containing protein: MDPVTGLSIGRIVIGAAALASPEQAARASGLSPAENPHMDYFTRMFGAREVALGAITLVARGPLRRNLTIVGIAVDAADAVSAGLGLTGQRVPKPASGVLLGAALGAVGAGVVSLARRRRTATA, encoded by the coding sequence ATGGACCCCGTCACCGGACTCTCGATCGGCCGCATCGTCATCGGCGCCGCGGCTCTCGCCTCGCCCGAGCAGGCAGCCAGGGCGAGCGGACTCTCCCCCGCGGAGAACCCGCACATGGACTACTTCACCCGGATGTTCGGCGCCCGCGAGGTGGCCCTCGGCGCGATCACCCTCGTCGCCCGCGGACCGCTGCGCCGCAACCTGACCATCGTCGGCATCGCGGTGGACGCGGCCGACGCGGTCTCCGCCGGTCTCGGACTCACCGGACAGCGGGTGCCCAAGCCGGCCAGCGGTGTACTGCTGGGCGCGGCCCTGGGCGCGGTCGGGGCCGGCGTGGTGTCGCTGGCCCGCCGTCGTCGTACCGCGACCGCCTGA
- a CDS encoding sulfite exporter TauE/SafE family protein, translating into MSLIEAVAILLAGVAAGTINAVVGSGTLITFPTLVAVGVPPLTANISNSLGLVPGSVAGAVGYRRELVGQRRRVQRLLVCSVSGAIVGAILLLVLPAGAFEAVVPVLIALGLVLVVVQPRLSARVARRQAEQGQDGDGAWWVAPAVFGTGIYGGYFGAAQGVILMAVLGIGIAEGLQRLNAVKNVLVAAANGVAGVLFVIVAELNLFGTDAEVDWLLVLLIGVGAVIGGFLGAAVGRKLPPTALRAAIVVVGLVALVTLLT; encoded by the coding sequence GTGAGCTTGATCGAGGCGGTCGCGATCCTGCTCGCAGGGGTCGCGGCCGGGACCATCAATGCCGTCGTGGGGTCCGGCACGCTGATCACCTTCCCCACCCTGGTGGCCGTCGGCGTGCCCCCGCTGACGGCGAACATCTCCAACAGCCTGGGCCTGGTCCCGGGCTCGGTCGCCGGGGCGGTGGGCTACCGCCGCGAGCTCGTCGGCCAGCGCCGCCGCGTGCAGCGCCTCCTGGTCTGCTCGGTCAGCGGCGCGATCGTGGGCGCGATCCTGCTGCTGGTGCTCCCTGCGGGGGCGTTCGAGGCGGTCGTCCCGGTGCTGATCGCGCTCGGCCTGGTCCTGGTGGTGGTGCAGCCGCGGCTCTCGGCACGGGTGGCGCGCCGTCAGGCCGAGCAGGGCCAGGACGGCGACGGCGCGTGGTGGGTGGCGCCCGCGGTGTTCGGCACCGGCATCTACGGCGGCTACTTCGGCGCCGCGCAGGGCGTGATCCTGATGGCGGTGCTCGGCATCGGCATCGCCGAGGGCCTGCAGCGCCTCAACGCGGTCAAGAACGTGCTGGTGGCGGCCGCGAACGGGGTGGCGGGGGTGCTCTTCGTGATCGTCGCCGAGCTGAACCTCTTCGGCACCGACGCCGAGGTCGACTGGCTGCTGGTGCTGCTGATCGGGGTCGGTGCGGTGATCGGCGGGTTCCTCGGCGCCGCGGTCGGCCGCAAGCTGCCGCCGACCGCGTTGCGCGCGGCGATCGTGGTGGTCGGCCTGGTCGCCCTGGTGACCCTGCTGACCTGA
- the eutC gene encoding ethanolamine ammonia-lyase subunit EutC, which yields MSDFWSPLRATTPARIGLGRRGNATSTEALLAAGAAHAVARDAVHRALDVDRLTGDLAALGLGRATVLRSAAPDRTTYLTRPDLGRVPEAGALDALPEPGETRPDLVVVVADGLSSAAVEAHAVPLLGELVPRLDAATVVAPPVVATQARVALGDHVGAALGARMCLVLIGERPGLSASDSLGAYLTWHPRPGIQDSARNCVSNIRPPNGLGHAEAARTIAALIVGARTLGATGVRLKAGSHELD from the coding sequence ATGAGCGACTTCTGGTCCCCGCTGCGCGCCACCACCCCCGCCCGGATCGGTCTCGGGCGCCGCGGCAACGCGACCAGCACCGAGGCGCTCCTCGCCGCCGGCGCCGCGCACGCGGTGGCCCGCGACGCGGTGCACCGTGCCCTGGACGTCGACCGGCTCACCGGCGACCTGGCCGCGCTCGGGCTCGGCCGCGCCACGGTGCTGCGGTCGGCGGCACCCGACCGGACGACGTACCTGACCCGGCCGGACCTGGGGCGGGTGCCGGAGGCGGGTGCGCTCGACGCGCTGCCGGAGCCCGGCGAGACCCGGCCGGACCTCGTGGTGGTCGTCGCGGACGGCCTCTCCTCCGCCGCCGTGGAGGCGCATGCCGTCCCGTTGCTCGGGGAGCTGGTGCCCCGCCTGGACGCCGCCACGGTCGTGGCGCCGCCGGTGGTGGCCACCCAGGCGCGGGTGGCGCTCGGCGACCACGTGGGTGCGGCGCTGGGGGCCCGGATGTGCCTGGTGCTGATCGGGGAGCGGCCCGGTCTCTCGGCCAGCGACAGCCTCGGCGCCTACCTCACCTGGCACCCGCGTCCCGGGATCCAGGACTCGGCGCGCAACTGCGTGTCCAACATCCGTCCGCCGAACGGCCTCGGCCATGCCGAGGCCGCGCGCACCATCGCCGCGCTCATCGTCGGTGCGCGCACCCTGGGCGCGACCGGGGTGCGACTCAAGGCCGGCTCCCACGAGCTGGACTGA
- a CDS encoding dimethylamine monooxygenase subunit DmmA family protein, with protein sequence MPALEHTSVPGWAVPDQTGPGDAAAALDGSGASYLVVAVGPPDGPAAGRARAWVAQAAPRPARLITAADAASASASLAEALGRASVGVRVALTGPVGDCLTLRGTALGAGIEDDELQVAPVFGGVIDVHCCHCGALTRVAAAIDDVVPCMGCDRSLLVYHHVSRRTGRFLGFQVDAEEVAR encoded by the coding sequence ATGCCCGCGCTGGAGCACACCAGCGTCCCCGGCTGGGCGGTCCCGGACCAGACCGGCCCCGGGGATGCTGCGGCCGCGCTCGACGGGTCGGGTGCGTCGTACCTGGTGGTCGCTGTCGGGCCTCCAGACGGCCCGGCGGCGGGCCGGGCCCGGGCCTGGGTCGCGCAGGCGGCACCCCGGCCGGCCCGGCTGATCACCGCTGCGGACGCCGCCAGCGCCTCCGCGAGCCTCGCCGAGGCGCTGGGTCGTGCCTCGGTGGGGGTGCGGGTGGCGCTCACCGGGCCCGTCGGGGACTGCCTGACGCTGCGGGGCACCGCCCTGGGCGCCGGGATCGAGGACGACGAGCTGCAGGTCGCTCCGGTCTTCGGCGGCGTCATCGACGTGCACTGCTGCCACTGCGGTGCTCTGACCCGCGTCGCGGCCGCCATCGACGACGTGGTGCCGTGCATGGGCTGCGACCGATCGCTGCTCGTCTACCACCACGTGTCCCGCCGGACCGGTCGCTTCCTGGGCTTCCAGGTCGACGCCGAGGAGGTCGCTCGATGA
- a CDS encoding cupin domain-containing protein has protein sequence MDSTTTTQAPFHVVPGAWQDLPKMPDADYPGTEGFIGDVFENPAGSVMCSGYFELKHTDAPLRYHYEYDEMKVVLEGEFLLENRETGQVMTARAKDAIFFPKGSTIYFSTPSYALAFYAGHRDATLL, from the coding sequence ATGGACAGCACGACGACCACGCAGGCTCCGTTCCACGTCGTCCCGGGAGCGTGGCAGGACCTCCCGAAGATGCCGGACGCCGACTACCCCGGCACCGAGGGGTTCATCGGCGACGTCTTCGAGAACCCCGCGGGCAGCGTGATGTGCAGCGGCTACTTCGAGCTCAAGCACACCGACGCCCCGCTGCGCTACCACTACGAGTACGACGAGATGAAGGTCGTGCTCGAGGGTGAGTTCCTGCTGGAGAACCGGGAGACCGGTCAGGTCATGACGGCCCGGGCCAAGGACGCGATCTTCTTCCCGAAGGGCTCCACGATCTACTTCAGCACCCCCTCCTACGCGCTGGCCTTCTACGCCGGTCACCGCGACGCCACCCTGCTCTGA
- a CDS encoding ethanolamine ammonia-lyase subunit EutB, with protein MKYRQALHGHTYEFSGLVDVLAKATPLRSGDVLAGCAAASDAERAAARFVLADLPLATFLHEHVVPPEHDDVTRLILEDHDAEAFSAVAHLTVGGLREWLLEAAVGADAGGVLAGVAPGLTPEMVAAVSKIMRNQDLITVAAATRVHSAFRTTLGLPGRLATRLQPNHPTDDPTGVAAAMLDGLLLGCGDAVIGVNPASDDPRTVARLLHLIDDVRERYAIPTQSCVLTHVTTTTDLIAAGHPVDLVFQSIAGTQGGNAGFGVELAMLAEADEAARSLRRGTVGQNVMYFETGQGSALSADAHRGTDGAPVDQQTLETRAYGVARRFDPLLVNTVVGFIGPEYLYDGKQILRAGLEDHFCGKLLGLPMGVDVCYTNHAEADQDDMDTLLTLLGVAGCTFVIAVPGADDVMLGYQSTSFHDALTTRQVLGLRAAPEFEAWLDGLGMLDGDGGVRAVDPATSPLRALA; from the coding sequence GTGAAGTACCGCCAGGCCCTCCACGGGCACACGTACGAGTTCTCCGGCCTGGTCGACGTGCTGGCCAAGGCCACCCCGTTGCGCTCGGGCGACGTCCTCGCAGGCTGCGCGGCAGCGTCCGACGCGGAGCGGGCGGCGGCCCGGTTCGTCCTCGCCGACCTCCCGCTGGCCACCTTCCTCCACGAGCACGTGGTGCCGCCCGAGCACGACGACGTCACCCGGCTGATCCTCGAGGACCACGATGCCGAGGCGTTCTCCGCCGTCGCCCACCTGACGGTCGGGGGGCTGAGGGAGTGGCTGCTCGAGGCGGCCGTCGGCGCCGACGCCGGTGGGGTCCTGGCCGGGGTGGCGCCGGGGCTGACCCCGGAGATGGTCGCGGCGGTCTCGAAGATCATGCGCAACCAGGACCTGATCACGGTAGCGGCCGCGACCCGGGTGCACAGCGCGTTCCGGACCACGCTCGGCCTGCCCGGACGCCTCGCCACCCGGCTGCAGCCCAACCACCCCACGGACGACCCCACCGGGGTGGCGGCGGCGATGCTGGACGGGCTGCTGCTCGGCTGCGGGGACGCGGTGATCGGCGTCAACCCGGCCTCCGACGACCCGCGGACCGTGGCGCGCCTGCTGCACCTCATCGACGACGTCCGCGAGCGCTACGCGATCCCGACCCAGTCGTGCGTGCTCACCCACGTGACCACCACCACCGACCTGATCGCCGCCGGCCACCCGGTGGACCTGGTCTTCCAGTCCATCGCCGGCACCCAGGGCGGCAACGCCGGCTTCGGCGTCGAGCTCGCGATGCTGGCCGAGGCGGACGAGGCGGCCCGCTCGCTGCGGCGGGGCACGGTCGGGCAGAACGTGATGTACTTCGAGACCGGTCAGGGCTCCGCGCTCTCCGCGGACGCGCACCGGGGCACCGACGGCGCTCCGGTGGACCAGCAGACCCTGGAGACCCGTGCGTACGGCGTGGCCAGGAGGTTCGATCCGCTGCTGGTCAACACCGTGGTCGGCTTCATCGGTCCCGAGTACCTCTACGACGGCAAGCAGATCCTCCGGGCCGGCCTGGAGGACCACTTCTGCGGCAAGCTGCTCGGACTGCCGATGGGGGTCGACGTCTGCTACACCAACCACGCCGAGGCCGACCAGGACGACATGGACACGCTGCTGACCCTGCTGGGGGTGGCGGGGTGCACGTTCGTGATCGCCGTGCCGGGCGCGGACGACGTGATGCTCGGCTACCAGTCGACCTCCTTCCACGACGCGCTGACCACGCGACAGGTGCTCGGGCTGCGCGCGGCACCGGAGTTCGAGGCCTGGCTGGACGGTCTCGGCATGCTCGACGGCGACGGCGGCGTGCGCGCCGTGGATCCTGCGACGAGCCCGTTGCGAGCGCTGGCATGA
- a CDS encoding alpha/beta fold hydrolase translates to MSELGRDVSGFYARGLHRDHDGEWDFDLTWKPVDSFPVRFGWLRAIRAGHARLQRGLDVPAPVLVVSSDRSSHPKEMTEDVFRTDIVLDVRQIRRWSTAISSCTTYVAVPGAVHDVVLSREPVRAKVYAELDRWLGAYVDNAVDATP, encoded by the coding sequence ATGTCCGAGCTGGGTCGCGACGTGAGCGGCTTCTACGCCCGCGGTCTGCACCGCGACCACGATGGCGAGTGGGACTTCGACCTCACCTGGAAGCCGGTCGACTCCTTCCCGGTCCGGTTCGGGTGGCTCCGCGCGATCCGGGCCGGTCACGCCCGGCTGCAGCGGGGCCTGGACGTACCGGCGCCGGTGCTGGTCGTCTCCTCGGACCGGTCCAGCCACCCCAAGGAGATGACCGAGGACGTCTTCCGCACCGACATCGTGCTCGACGTCCGCCAGATCCGGCGCTGGTCGACCGCGATCAGCAGCTGCACCACCTACGTGGCGGTGCCCGGCGCGGTGCACGACGTGGTCCTCTCCCGGGAGCCCGTGCGTGCCAAGGTCTATGCCGAGCTCGACCGCTGGTTGGGCGCCTACGTCGACAACGCGGTCGACGCCACGCCGTAG